From one Paramormyrops kingsleyae isolate MSU_618 chromosome 1, PKINGS_0.4, whole genome shotgun sequence genomic stretch:
- the LOC111849459 gene encoding methyl-CpG-binding domain protein 5 isoform X1, whose product MNGGKERYGADREGPPFAVQVPIGWRREAGPGRVVYISPSGSMLSCLEQVRTYLLTDGTCKCGLECPLILPKVFNFDPRAAVRQRTAEDAKVDEDVTKLCIHKRKIIAVATLHKSMETPNPSLGSVLHSPRGVTDTTLPAVTRSSTPRAIRSKLHDRPPNSLAADCQNPFKSLIPGQRPYQQDLGMATQTDPFAGRPRLRLGSGEQDRRSPYRAVHGGLLSPGSSGSLVYGDGSPSPRTDPLGSPDAFVRATPNALLHGSPVSQPSCVMAGRASVPLSPTLAAKSPIMKKPPCSFAPGMDASRTGFHHKPPPPHPLPPLPPPPCVLQKKQVTSEKDPLGILDPIPSKPLTQGPLVMNPPGFQPSVHSQVPVMNVNIPPAIVPLPSNLPLPTVKPAPVSHGGHPPRLQHAAPTSVSSPPVTSPVHLAPSTMCRVEASPQRSRSSSSSSEHGSFTLPPGGAQATCGGFKAPPRSPRSSMGSPRPSMPSSPSTKPDTHHLYKEQMPVGMNSALSSQHGALFPPASGSGMPQKTHPGLLGMPFNQLLNHNAASFPASSLLSAAAKAQLANQNKLTGGVGSGANGVRPASADSHGPLPQAFPPSVTAAAASEGQSGRAALRDKLMAQQKDSLRKRKQPEAEPTAPMGPPEHARKVARHAGLHPGTSMAQLLQSMSCQSSLSAGNSVAGQLHFGEPSLQGPQIPLRLHATGEGQLCTGMDGRPMHGRAHGLQGPLPGLPSQVQGSAMAGCGPRALGSRLLSPSGSHLSLAHSNPHLQQHHQHQIQTHGHHHSREQTAASAVNGEVCMQSISEQGSDLLNCGLGNQHLGGLQTLVLNGLAHPQPNRVPQGAQRGPAFQGPHPFPESPVSVSTPSNPMACLFQSFQTGMAESLSMPNRQMSTRSDMMSLPEHPVTPPFPPPFLEGPCAPHSEGDRGESVDSIYRTVAESASKGMPADVMAQASPASAPAPSTMSAFTASTREPVGLPHALSSVAHGQRMSCQETGTQPRPHRGCQPCRDSERVKDNPEGTEDHNRFCSPGRGAPRGQWEHDATPCSDGPPPWHGDEYLECSARVRDSPRPEPPHDRSTQPEDSPHFRSCQRAAANFRERLEQTVERCSQLNGGLPLPCGYKDVLGHPRPELLADDGSPGSSTSLEGPLAKDYVLYNGYHNGCAPSPSDTKSLSSEEELRNPDSPCSSELLHYRPRMFNVGDLLWGQIKGFPPWAGKLGTTEQTHHPGVQDSRQGKVEPEKLKTLTEDLEALSRAAKRNGKGPWQHVSFPDRGGKLNDHLEAAIQEAMSGLDSMTGSVHQMPPRDRQVKPPKLKRRKISR is encoded by the exons TCCCAGTGGCTCCATGCTTTCTTGCCTGGAGCAGGTAAGGACTTACCTGCTGACTGATGGCACCTGCAAGTGTGGCCTGGAATGTCCCCTCATCCTGCCCAAG GTGTTCAACTTTGATCCCAGAGCAGCCGTCAGGCAGAGGACGGCGGAGGATGCGAAGGTTGATGAAGACGTCACCAAACTCTGCATCCACAAGAGGAAGATCATCGCCGTGGCAACACTGCACAAGAGCATGGAGACTCCGAATCCCTCTCTCGGATCGGTTCTGCACAGTCCGAGGGGGGTCACAG ACACCACGCTGCCAGCTGTCACTCGCTCGTCGACTCCCCGAGCAATAAGAAGCAAACTTCACGACAGGCCGCCCAACTCCCTGGCTGCTGACTGCCAGAACCCCTTCAAGTCCCTAATTCCGGGACAGCGGCCATACCAGCAGGACTTGGGCATGGCAACGCAGACTGACCCATTCGCCGGGCGGCCCCGGCTGAGGCTGGGCAGCGGTGAGCAGGACCGAAGGTCCCCGTACCGTGCCGTGCACGGCGGCTTGCTGAGTCCCGGGTCCTCAGGCTCGTTAGTCTATGGCGATGGCTCCCCATCCCCCAGGACTGACCCTCTGGGGAGCCCAGACGCCTTTGTCAGAGCCACGCCTAACGCTCTGCTCCATGGCTCCCCTGTCTCTCAGCCATCGTGCGTCATGGCAGGAAGAGCTAGCGTGCCCCTCTCTCCCACCCTCGCTGCTAAAAGCCCCATCATGAAGAAGCCCCCATGCAGCTTTGCCCCGGGCATGGATGCCTCCCGCACCGGATTTCACCACAAGCCGCCGCCACCACATCCCCTGCCACCCttgccacccccaccctgtGTCCTGCAGAAGAAGCAGGTAACCTCCGAGAAGGACCCCCTTGGCATCCTGGACCCCATACCTAGCAAACCACTCACCCAGGGCCCCTTGGTGATGAATCCACCTGGCTTCCAACCCAGTGTCCACTCTCAGGTACCAGTGATGAATGTAAACATCCCCCCGGCCATTGTTCCGTTGCCGAGCAACCTCCCCTTGCCGACGGTCAAGCCCGCACCTGTCAGCCATGGCGGACACCCGCCAAGACTTCAGCATGCTGCCCCAACATCGGTGTCCTCTCCCCCAGTCACCTCACCGGTACACTTGGCGCCCTCCACCATGTGTCGAGTAGAGGCCTCACCCCAGAGGTctcgctcctcctcctcctcctctgaaCATGGGAGCTTCACcttgccaccagggggcgcccaaGCAACCTGCGGTGGCTTTAAAGCCCCTCCCAGATCCCCCAGGTCCTCCATGGGTTCACCACGGCCTTCCATGCCTTCTAGTCCCTCCACAAAGCCCGATACGCACCACCTATACAAGGAGCAGATGCCAGTGGGCATGAATAGCGCCCTCAGCAGTCAGCATGGTGCTTTGTTCCCGCCAGCCTCAGGCAGCGGCATGCCCCAGAAAACCCACCCCGGGCTGCTGGGCATGCCCTTCAACCAGCTCCTCAATCATAACGCCGCCTCCTTCCCAGCCAGCAGCCTCCTGTCAGCAGCAGCCAAAGCACAGCTAGCCAATCAAAACAAACTGACGGGCGGAGTCGGCAGCGGCGCTAACGGGGTTCGCCCAGCAAGCGCGGACAGTCACGGTCCCTTGCCCCAAGCGTTCCCACCGAGCGTCACAGCAGCAGCCGCCAGCGAGGGTCAGAGTGGCCGAGCTGCGCTGCGGGACAAGCTCATGGCCCAGCAGAAGGATTCGTTGAGGAAGCGCAAGCAGCCCGAGGCAGAGCCCACAGCCCCCATGGGGCCCCCAGAGCATGCCAGAAAGGTGGCACGGCACGCTGGCCTTCACCCAGGCACCTCCATGGCACAGCTACTCCAGTCCATGAGCTGCCAGAGCTCCCTGAGTGCCGGGAACAGTGTGGCAGGCCAGCTGCACTTTGGGGAACCCAGCCTGCAGGGCCCTCAGATACCGCTGCGGCTCCACGCCACCGGAGAAGGGCAGCTCTGCACTGGCATGGACGGCAGGCCTATGCATGGGCGGGCCCACGGTCTCCAGGGTCCGTTACCGGGGCTGCCTAGCCAGGTCCAGGGTTCAGCGATGGCGGGCTGTGGGCCACGAGCTCTAGGCAGCCGTCTTCTGAGCCCATCAGGGAGCCACCTGTCGCTGGCTCACTCCAATCCCCAcctgcagcaacaccaccaacaCCAGATCCAGACGCATGGCCACCATCACTCCAGGGAACAGACTGCTGCATCTGCAGTCAATGGGGAAGTCTGCATGCAGTCCATCTCGGAGCAAG GCAGCGACTTGCTGAACTGTGGCCTAGGTAACCAGCACCTGGGTGGTCTACAGACACTCGTCCTTAACGGACTCGCGCACCCCCAGCCTAACAGGGTTCcgcagggggcacaaaggggcCCGGCATTCCAGGGCCCGCACCCATTTCCAGAAAGTCCCGTTTCTGTCAGTACCCCTTCCAACCCCATGGCCTGCCTCTTCCAGAGCTTCCAG ACGGGTATGGCAGAGAGCCTTTCGATGCCCAACAGGCAGATGAGCACTCGCTCTGacatgatgtcacttcctgagCACCCAGTGACGCCACCGTTTCCGCCACCATTCCTGGAGGGCCCCTGTGCACCCCATTCCGAGGGGGACCGGGGTGAGTCTGTGGATTCCATCTACAGGACTGTGGCAGAGTCGGCGAGCAAGGGCATGCCGGCGGATGTCATGGCCCAGGCCAGCCCCGCCTCCGCCCCCGCCCCGAGCACCATGAGTGCCTTCACCGCCTCCACCAGGGAGCCTGTTGGCCTCCCTCATGCTCTCAGTTCTGTTGCCCATGGCCAGCGCATGTCTTGCCAGGAGACAGGGACgcagccccgcccccacagGGGGTGCCAGCCCTGCAGGGACTCTGAGCGTGTCAAGGACAATCCCGAGGGCACAGAAGACCATAATCGCTTCTGCTCCCCAGGACGAGGTGCCCCCCGGGGGCAATGGGAGCATGATGCCACACCATGCTCGGATGGCCCTCCCCCATGGCACGGCGATGAGTACCTCGAGTGCTCCGCCCGTGTCCGGGACAGCCCTCGCCCTGAGCCCCCCCACGACCGCAGTACCCAGCCCGAGGACAGTCCCCACTTCCGCAGCTGCCAGCGAGCCGCAGCCAACTTCAGGGAGCGGCTGGAGCAGACAGTGGAGCGCTGCAGCCAGCTGAATGGCGGCTTGCCGCTGCCTTGCGGCTACAAGGACGTGCTGGGCCATCCCAGGCCAGAGCTGCTGGCCGACGACGGGTCCCCAGGCTCCTCCACCAGCCTGGAGGGCCCACTTGCCAAGGACTATGTACTCTATAACGGCTACCACAACGGCTGCGCACCCAGTCCTTCCGACACCAAGAGTCTGAGCAGTGAGGAGGAGCTGCGGAACCCTGACTCGCCCTGCTCCAGTGAGCTCCTGCACTACCGGCCCCGCATGTTCAACGTGGGTGATCTGCTGTGGGGCCAGATCAAGGGCTTTCCCCCATGGGCCGGCAAGCTGGGCACGACCGAGCAGACGCACCACCCTGGGGTGCAGGACAGCCGGCAGGGAAAG GTGGAACCAGAGAAACTGAAGACACTAACAGAGGACCTGGAAGCGCTCAGCAGGGCCGCGAAGAGGAACGGGAA GGGCCCCTGGCAACATGTCTCCTTTCCCGACAGAGGTGGGAAGCTAAATGATCATCTAGAGGCTGCTATACAGGAGGCGATGAGTGGGCTGGACAGCATGACGGGAAGT GTCCACCAGATGCCACCACGAGACAGACAGGTCAAGCCACCCAAACTCAAACGGAGGAAGATCTCCAGATAA
- the LOC111849459 gene encoding methyl-CpG-binding domain protein 5 isoform X2: MNGGKERYGADREGPPFAVQVPIGWRREAGPGRVVYISPSGSMLSCLEQVRTYLLTDGTCKCGLECPLILPKVFNFDPRAAVRQRTAEDAKVDEDVTKLCIHKRKIIAVATLHKSMETPNPSLGSVLHSPRGVTDTTLPAVTRSSTPRAIRSKLHDRPPNSLAADCQNPFKSLIPGQRPYQQDLGMATQTDPFAGRPRLRLGSGEQDRRSPYRAVHGGLLSPGSSGSLVYGDGSPSPRTDPLGSPDAFVRATPNALLHGSPVSQPSCVMAGRASVPLSPTLAAKSPIMKKPPCSFAPGMDASRTGFHHKPPPPHPLPPLPPPPCVLQKKQVTSEKDPLGILDPIPSKPLTQGPLVMNPPGFQPSVHSQVPVMNVNIPPAIVPLPSNLPLPTVKPAPVSHGGHPPRLQHAAPTSVSSPPVTSPVHLAPSTMCRVEASPQRSRSSSSSSEHGSFTLPPGGAQATCGGFKAPPRSPRSSMGSPRPSMPSSPSTKPDTHHLYKEQMPVGMNSALSSQHGALFPPASGSGMPQKTHPGLLGMPFNQLLNHNAASFPASSLLSAAAKAQLANQNKLTGGVGSGANGVRPASADSHGPLPQAFPPSVTAAAASEGQSGRAALRDKLMAQQKDSLRKRKQPEAEPTAPMGPPEHARKVARHAGLHPGTSMAQLLQSMSCQSSLSAGNSVAGQLHFGEPSLQGPQIPLRLHATGEGQLCTGMDGRPMHGRAHGLQGPLPGLPSQVQGSAMAGCGPRALGSRLLSPSGSHLSLAHSNPHLQQHHQHQIQTHGHHHSREQTAASAVNGEVCMQSISEQGSDLLNCGLGNQHLGGLQTLVLNGLAHPQPNRVPQGAQRGPAFQGPHPFPESPVSVSTPSNPMACLFQSFQTGMAESLSMPNRQMSTRSDMMSLPEHPVTPPFPPPFLEGPCAPHSEGDRGESVDSIYRTVAESASKGMPADVMAQASPASAPAPSTMSAFTASTREPVGLPHALSSVAHGQRMSCQETGTQPRPHRGCQPCRDSERVKDNPEGTEDHNRFCSPGRGAPRGQWEHDATPCSDGPPPWHGDEYLECSARVRDSPRPEPPHDRSTQPEDSPHFRSCQRAAANFRERLEQTVERCSQLNGGLPLPCGYKDVLGHPRPELLADDGSPGSSTSLEGPLAKDYVLYNGYHNGCAPSPSDTKSLSSEEELRNPDSPCSSELLHYRPRMFNVGDLLWGQIKGFPPWAGKLGTTEQTHHPGVQDSRQGKVEPEKLKTLTEDLEALSRAAKRNGKGGKLNDHLEAAIQEAMSGLDSMTGSVHQMPPRDRQVKPPKLKRRKISR, from the exons TCCCAGTGGCTCCATGCTTTCTTGCCTGGAGCAGGTAAGGACTTACCTGCTGACTGATGGCACCTGCAAGTGTGGCCTGGAATGTCCCCTCATCCTGCCCAAG GTGTTCAACTTTGATCCCAGAGCAGCCGTCAGGCAGAGGACGGCGGAGGATGCGAAGGTTGATGAAGACGTCACCAAACTCTGCATCCACAAGAGGAAGATCATCGCCGTGGCAACACTGCACAAGAGCATGGAGACTCCGAATCCCTCTCTCGGATCGGTTCTGCACAGTCCGAGGGGGGTCACAG ACACCACGCTGCCAGCTGTCACTCGCTCGTCGACTCCCCGAGCAATAAGAAGCAAACTTCACGACAGGCCGCCCAACTCCCTGGCTGCTGACTGCCAGAACCCCTTCAAGTCCCTAATTCCGGGACAGCGGCCATACCAGCAGGACTTGGGCATGGCAACGCAGACTGACCCATTCGCCGGGCGGCCCCGGCTGAGGCTGGGCAGCGGTGAGCAGGACCGAAGGTCCCCGTACCGTGCCGTGCACGGCGGCTTGCTGAGTCCCGGGTCCTCAGGCTCGTTAGTCTATGGCGATGGCTCCCCATCCCCCAGGACTGACCCTCTGGGGAGCCCAGACGCCTTTGTCAGAGCCACGCCTAACGCTCTGCTCCATGGCTCCCCTGTCTCTCAGCCATCGTGCGTCATGGCAGGAAGAGCTAGCGTGCCCCTCTCTCCCACCCTCGCTGCTAAAAGCCCCATCATGAAGAAGCCCCCATGCAGCTTTGCCCCGGGCATGGATGCCTCCCGCACCGGATTTCACCACAAGCCGCCGCCACCACATCCCCTGCCACCCttgccacccccaccctgtGTCCTGCAGAAGAAGCAGGTAACCTCCGAGAAGGACCCCCTTGGCATCCTGGACCCCATACCTAGCAAACCACTCACCCAGGGCCCCTTGGTGATGAATCCACCTGGCTTCCAACCCAGTGTCCACTCTCAGGTACCAGTGATGAATGTAAACATCCCCCCGGCCATTGTTCCGTTGCCGAGCAACCTCCCCTTGCCGACGGTCAAGCCCGCACCTGTCAGCCATGGCGGACACCCGCCAAGACTTCAGCATGCTGCCCCAACATCGGTGTCCTCTCCCCCAGTCACCTCACCGGTACACTTGGCGCCCTCCACCATGTGTCGAGTAGAGGCCTCACCCCAGAGGTctcgctcctcctcctcctcctctgaaCATGGGAGCTTCACcttgccaccagggggcgcccaaGCAACCTGCGGTGGCTTTAAAGCCCCTCCCAGATCCCCCAGGTCCTCCATGGGTTCACCACGGCCTTCCATGCCTTCTAGTCCCTCCACAAAGCCCGATACGCACCACCTATACAAGGAGCAGATGCCAGTGGGCATGAATAGCGCCCTCAGCAGTCAGCATGGTGCTTTGTTCCCGCCAGCCTCAGGCAGCGGCATGCCCCAGAAAACCCACCCCGGGCTGCTGGGCATGCCCTTCAACCAGCTCCTCAATCATAACGCCGCCTCCTTCCCAGCCAGCAGCCTCCTGTCAGCAGCAGCCAAAGCACAGCTAGCCAATCAAAACAAACTGACGGGCGGAGTCGGCAGCGGCGCTAACGGGGTTCGCCCAGCAAGCGCGGACAGTCACGGTCCCTTGCCCCAAGCGTTCCCACCGAGCGTCACAGCAGCAGCCGCCAGCGAGGGTCAGAGTGGCCGAGCTGCGCTGCGGGACAAGCTCATGGCCCAGCAGAAGGATTCGTTGAGGAAGCGCAAGCAGCCCGAGGCAGAGCCCACAGCCCCCATGGGGCCCCCAGAGCATGCCAGAAAGGTGGCACGGCACGCTGGCCTTCACCCAGGCACCTCCATGGCACAGCTACTCCAGTCCATGAGCTGCCAGAGCTCCCTGAGTGCCGGGAACAGTGTGGCAGGCCAGCTGCACTTTGGGGAACCCAGCCTGCAGGGCCCTCAGATACCGCTGCGGCTCCACGCCACCGGAGAAGGGCAGCTCTGCACTGGCATGGACGGCAGGCCTATGCATGGGCGGGCCCACGGTCTCCAGGGTCCGTTACCGGGGCTGCCTAGCCAGGTCCAGGGTTCAGCGATGGCGGGCTGTGGGCCACGAGCTCTAGGCAGCCGTCTTCTGAGCCCATCAGGGAGCCACCTGTCGCTGGCTCACTCCAATCCCCAcctgcagcaacaccaccaacaCCAGATCCAGACGCATGGCCACCATCACTCCAGGGAACAGACTGCTGCATCTGCAGTCAATGGGGAAGTCTGCATGCAGTCCATCTCGGAGCAAG GCAGCGACTTGCTGAACTGTGGCCTAGGTAACCAGCACCTGGGTGGTCTACAGACACTCGTCCTTAACGGACTCGCGCACCCCCAGCCTAACAGGGTTCcgcagggggcacaaaggggcCCGGCATTCCAGGGCCCGCACCCATTTCCAGAAAGTCCCGTTTCTGTCAGTACCCCTTCCAACCCCATGGCCTGCCTCTTCCAGAGCTTCCAG ACGGGTATGGCAGAGAGCCTTTCGATGCCCAACAGGCAGATGAGCACTCGCTCTGacatgatgtcacttcctgagCACCCAGTGACGCCACCGTTTCCGCCACCATTCCTGGAGGGCCCCTGTGCACCCCATTCCGAGGGGGACCGGGGTGAGTCTGTGGATTCCATCTACAGGACTGTGGCAGAGTCGGCGAGCAAGGGCATGCCGGCGGATGTCATGGCCCAGGCCAGCCCCGCCTCCGCCCCCGCCCCGAGCACCATGAGTGCCTTCACCGCCTCCACCAGGGAGCCTGTTGGCCTCCCTCATGCTCTCAGTTCTGTTGCCCATGGCCAGCGCATGTCTTGCCAGGAGACAGGGACgcagccccgcccccacagGGGGTGCCAGCCCTGCAGGGACTCTGAGCGTGTCAAGGACAATCCCGAGGGCACAGAAGACCATAATCGCTTCTGCTCCCCAGGACGAGGTGCCCCCCGGGGGCAATGGGAGCATGATGCCACACCATGCTCGGATGGCCCTCCCCCATGGCACGGCGATGAGTACCTCGAGTGCTCCGCCCGTGTCCGGGACAGCCCTCGCCCTGAGCCCCCCCACGACCGCAGTACCCAGCCCGAGGACAGTCCCCACTTCCGCAGCTGCCAGCGAGCCGCAGCCAACTTCAGGGAGCGGCTGGAGCAGACAGTGGAGCGCTGCAGCCAGCTGAATGGCGGCTTGCCGCTGCCTTGCGGCTACAAGGACGTGCTGGGCCATCCCAGGCCAGAGCTGCTGGCCGACGACGGGTCCCCAGGCTCCTCCACCAGCCTGGAGGGCCCACTTGCCAAGGACTATGTACTCTATAACGGCTACCACAACGGCTGCGCACCCAGTCCTTCCGACACCAAGAGTCTGAGCAGTGAGGAGGAGCTGCGGAACCCTGACTCGCCCTGCTCCAGTGAGCTCCTGCACTACCGGCCCCGCATGTTCAACGTGGGTGATCTGCTGTGGGGCCAGATCAAGGGCTTTCCCCCATGGGCCGGCAAGCTGGGCACGACCGAGCAGACGCACCACCCTGGGGTGCAGGACAGCCGGCAGGGAAAG GTGGAACCAGAGAAACTGAAGACACTAACAGAGGACCTGGAAGCGCTCAGCAGGGCCGCGAAGAGGAACGGGAA AGGTGGGAAGCTAAATGATCATCTAGAGGCTGCTATACAGGAGGCGATGAGTGGGCTGGACAGCATGACGGGAAGT GTCCACCAGATGCCACCACGAGACAGACAGGTCAAGCCACCCAAACTCAAACGGAGGAAGATCTCCAGATAA